From Paenibacillus sp. GP183, one genomic window encodes:
- a CDS encoding transposase: MMSDREFWVTHSVRLQNRIIRWLDIRFPEYTSVFKDWTCLRSLATLKEFPSPLDLKSQSVSEVITGWRLHMQRAGGSTGMEKEAQLIAQAKKSVGDTTALSEAKQDLERLLKEYESIVEMLEKMEGEVGALLGEIPMAQQLRTVKGLGPIFIAAIFSGAGDLKQYAHGRQLLRKAGLNLAESMSGKRKGQIVLSKRGDATLRKYMYLATITLVGTNPVFRQLHENNVQVKKMKKQQSIFKLLGKLARILIGIVGRGEPFSPEKVSPVFTQAA; encoded by the coding sequence ATGATGAGTGATCGGGAATTTTGGGTGACCCATAGCGTCCGGCTGCAGAATCGGATCATCCGTTGGTTGGACATTCGGTTTCCCGAGTACACGTCGGTTTTCAAGGATTGGACCTGCCTACGATCCCTGGCTACGCTCAAAGAATTCCCTTCTCCGCTAGATCTGAAATCTCAATCCGTATCGGAGGTGATCACCGGTTGGCGATTGCATATGCAGCGAGCGGGTGGTTCAACCGGAATGGAAAAAGAAGCGCAACTCATCGCTCAAGCGAAGAAGAGTGTAGGGGACACGACAGCTCTGAGCGAAGCGAAGCAAGATTTAGAGCGGTTATTGAAAGAGTATGAAAGTATCGTTGAAATGCTAGAAAAGATGGAAGGGGAAGTAGGGGCACTTCTCGGTGAAATTCCTATGGCCCAGCAACTACGGACGGTTAAAGGCCTTGGCCCGATCTTCATCGCGGCCATTTTCTCCGGTGCAGGTGACCTCAAACAGTATGCCCATGGACGTCAGTTATTGCGTAAAGCCGGCTTGAATCTGGCCGAAAGCATGTCTGGAAAACGAAAGGGACAGATCGTGCTTTCCAAACGAGGAGATGCTACGCTGCGAAAATATATGTATCTGGCTACGATCACCCTCGTGGGAACGAATCCCGTCTTTCGACAGTTGCATGAAAACAATGTTCAAGTTAAGAAAATGAAGAAACAACAGTCGATCTTTAAACTTCTTGGAAAACTGGCTCGGATCCTGATCGGCATCGTTGGGCGGGGAGAACCGTTTTCACCCGAAAAAGTGAGTCCCGTCTTTACACAAGCTGCATAA
- a CDS encoding IS110 family transposase, with protein MNKGLNVVLVNPATTKRNKENRDNSPSKSDPKDALVIADIVCRGYYYDTLDRQACSKGCVR; from the coding sequence TTGAACAAAGGCCTTAACGTTGTCTTGGTGAACCCGGCCACCACCAAAAGAAACAAGGAGAACCGCGATAACAGTCCATCCAAGAGTGATCCCAAGGACGCGCTGGTCATTGCAGACATCGTCTGTCGAGGATACTACTACGATACACTCGACAGGCAAGCGTGTTCCAAAGGTTGCGTACGATGA
- a CDS encoding transposase has protein sequence MNIIMDNLLFGVGYFFMKKKGKCRELSKTHIAQATNFRGIVLAKRHLTFKNAMEGYEKLQHWMDELQQKHRLKTVIIGMEPTGHYWWNLANWLEQRP, from the coding sequence ATGAATATTATTATGGATAACCTGCTCTTTGGAGTGGGTTATTTTTTTATGAAGAAAAAAGGAAAATGCAGGGAATTGTCGAAAACGCATATAGCTCAAGCCACTAACTTTCGAGGGATTGTACTTGCGAAGCGACATCTCACGTTCAAAAATGCAATGGAAGGTTATGAAAAGTTACAACATTGGATGGATGAATTACAACAGAAGCACCGACTGAAGACCGTCATCATCGGTATGGAACCCACAGGACATTATTGGTGGAACTTGGCGAATTGGCTTGAACAAAGGCCTTAA
- a CDS encoding copper amine oxidase N-terminal domain-containing protein has protein sequence MKKTILFVTGALMLLATSPAYASNSDALSKLKDIQKQEQTTTPDVLLPNLNGSTGSATVPSAAEIKAELDVNANNQLNDLKATASNSVDPTDHFKLAIAYELIGDTTNAITSIHNAIHLAPNQIELYKELVSLFSTQNPSIISVFVNGDKIDFKDGNDEVNPVIVSGSTLVPIRKITEKLGAKVGWNNDTHTATIRLLDTTIQLIQDSTNAMVNGNKVTLEVPAQNIGGHILVPLRFISEQVNKNVDYIPGVQGTAIIPIVDKN, from the coding sequence TTGAAGAAGACAATATTATTTGTAACTGGAGCGTTAATGCTACTTGCAACCTCACCCGCTTATGCTTCAAACAGTGATGCTCTCTCAAAATTAAAGGACATTCAAAAACAAGAGCAGACCACAACGCCAGACGTTTTATTACCGAATCTTAATGGATCAACGGGTAGTGCTACAGTTCCTTCAGCAGCAGAAATTAAAGCAGAATTGGATGTAAATGCTAATAATCAACTAAATGATTTAAAGGCAACAGCAAGCAATAGTGTGGATCCGACAGATCATTTTAAACTTGCCATTGCTTATGAATTAATAGGCGACACGACCAATGCGATTACTTCCATACACAATGCGATTCACCTTGCACCAAACCAGATAGAACTTTATAAAGAACTTGTTTCTTTATTTAGCACCCAAAATCCTAGCATCATTTCTGTTTTTGTTAATGGGGATAAAATCGACTTTAAAGACGGAAACGATGAAGTGAATCCAGTAATTGTAAGCGGGAGCACTCTAGTGCCAATTCGTAAGATTACGGAGAAGCTTGGGGCTAAGGTGGGTTGGAATAATGATACCCATACCGCCACAATTCGCCTTCTCGACACTACGATTCAGTTAATACAGGATTCTACGAATGCTATGGTAAATGGAAACAAAGTGACTTTAGAAGTACCGGCTCAAAACATCGGTGGACATATTCTCGTTCCACTTCGGTTTATCAGCGAGCAAGTCAATAAAAATGTTGACTATATACCCGGGGTTCAGGGAACAGCGATTATTCCGATTGTTGATAAAAACTAA
- a CDS encoding polysaccharide deacetylase family protein: MKKRLKLFLFIMIIFTFICVMHSESYQKHLIYYKNIVAVLTYHHIALEESAYTISPQSFSNHLRALKNNHYNVISIEQFVGFLQGKANIPANAVVITFDDGYESFYQYAYPELMKQHMTATNFIIVGYIDNPFIHKPSTLNWKQISEMKKNGFSFYSHTYNTHSFVIDKNGKEVSALTNHLYKKSEQRLANDEEYKQRILMIFLKRMIF, from the coding sequence ATGAAAAAAAGACTTAAATTGTTTTTGTTCATCATGATTATTTTTACTTTTATTTGTGTTATGCATTCGGAATCCTACCAGAAGCATTTAATTTATTATAAAAATATAGTTGCCGTTTTAACATATCATCATATTGCTCTTGAAGAATCTGCATATACAATTTCACCGCAAAGTTTTAGTAACCATTTGCGGGCTTTAAAAAATAACCACTACAATGTGATTTCGATTGAGCAATTCGTCGGTTTTCTGCAAGGTAAAGCAAATATACCCGCAAATGCAGTTGTCATAACGTTTGACGATGGGTATGAATCTTTTTATCAGTATGCGTATCCAGAACTGATGAAACAACATATGACGGCAACAAATTTTATCATTGTTGGGTACATAGATAACCCTTTTATTCACAAACCATCAACGTTAAATTGGAAGCAAATATCCGAAATGAAGAAGAATGGATTCAGTTTTTATTCACATACATATAATACTCACTCTTTTGTGATCGATAAAAACGGTAAAGAAGTTTCCGCATTAACGAATCATTTATATAAAAAATCAGAACAACGGTTAGCAAACGATGAGGAGTATAAACAAAGGATCTTAATGATCTTTCTAAAGCGGATGATATTCTAG
- a CDS encoding IS1380 family transposase, protein MASLQEYGMNFNPRMKVNFEGGDLTSDAGLLLYKEFDHKLGLSEAVKEMLVVQDSVHHRDHPNSDVVLQKMYQHLAGYHTDDHADDLSVEPLLTAMMGKERLASQPTISRFNDKATMDTAKSLERINGVLQGRVYTLEARDQFVMDLDSSGFAAYGEQHGANYNAHYQQNGFHPLFCFDGLTGDCLGAELRAGNVYTSRQAVRFMGPILTRYESYAPDALIVLRGDSGFALPGLFELTETKGHKYAIRLKSNARLQSAAQAMANPLLNPKKLHERQVHYREFQYKADKWSRTRRVVVKMERLAGELHFQFTFIVTNMTLQPCNVIRFYFQRGHMENFIKEAKNGFACDKMSSTNFESNAVKLQLAMLAYNFNNWFRRLCLPEKLKPSRMETLRNKLIKIAGKLIYSGRYWTWKLCSSCIYREPFIQTLNNIQRLPRFG, encoded by the coding sequence ATGGCAAGTTTACAAGAGTACGGCATGAACTTCAACCCCCGAATGAAAGTGAATTTTGAAGGCGGCGATCTGACCTCGGACGCAGGCTTGCTATTATACAAAGAATTCGATCACAAACTCGGTCTTTCCGAAGCCGTTAAAGAGATGCTCGTCGTGCAAGACTCCGTTCACCACCGAGACCATCCCAATTCCGATGTCGTTCTTCAAAAGATGTATCAACATCTTGCAGGGTATCACACCGACGATCATGCGGATGACCTCAGCGTAGAACCATTGCTGACCGCTATGATGGGGAAAGAGCGCTTGGCCTCACAGCCAACGATTTCCCGATTTAATGACAAAGCGACTATGGATACCGCTAAGTCTTTAGAACGCATAAACGGCGTGCTTCAAGGTCGCGTCTATACGCTCGAGGCCAGAGACCAATTCGTCATGGATCTGGATTCTTCCGGCTTTGCCGCTTACGGTGAGCAACATGGAGCGAATTACAATGCCCACTATCAGCAGAACGGATTTCATCCGCTGTTTTGTTTTGATGGGCTGACGGGTGATTGTCTCGGTGCTGAACTTCGCGCCGGCAACGTCTATACCTCTCGTCAAGCCGTACGTTTCATGGGACCGATTCTCACGCGATACGAGTCGTATGCGCCGGATGCCTTGATCGTCCTGCGCGGCGACAGTGGCTTCGCCCTTCCGGGACTGTTTGAACTGACGGAAACAAAGGGCCATAAATACGCTATTCGCTTGAAATCCAACGCCCGCCTGCAATCAGCGGCACAGGCTATGGCGAATCCATTGTTAAACCCGAAAAAGTTGCATGAGCGCCAAGTCCATTACCGGGAATTTCAATATAAAGCGGACAAGTGGAGTCGAACTCGCCGTGTGGTTGTTAAGATGGAACGTCTAGCCGGTGAACTGCACTTTCAGTTCACGTTTATTGTCACGAACATGACATTGCAGCCCTGCAACGTGATCCGGTTTTACTTTCAACGTGGGCATATGGAAAACTTTATTAAGGAAGCTAAAAACGGGTTTGCTTGCGACAAGATGAGCAGTACAAATTTTGAATCGAATGCAGTTAAACTGCAATTGGCCATGTTAGCTTACAACTTCAACAACTGGTTTCGCCGCCTATGCTTACCCGAGAAACTAAAGCCAAGCCGTATGGAGACGTTACGTAACAAGTTGATTAAAATTGCGGGAAAACTGATCTATTCCGGTCGCTACTGGACATGGAAATT